The region TTTTTACAACTATTTTTGACTAAGTTATTTTTAAACAGCAAAATTTCTATAAATACCATAGTTCATTTTCACTCCAAATACACTTTAAAAGCTCTATCATTCTTCTCTCGTTCGTCCTTTCCATCATTTTGAGATTGTTGAGTAATTTTTTTAGTGTGGTTTATTGTTGATTCCTACTCCCTTTTTATAATTGAAAAGCTTGTTGAATTCTGAAGGTTACGCTATACGATAAAATATCATTAAGGATAGTGCCCAGCACATCTTAAACTATTCAACTCGTATTCTTGATTCATCAACTTGGTGCAATATTTGCCAAcaatttaatgatattttcatACTTAGATGTTGTCTACACTATCGATGCTCGTGGTCATTATTGCCATGATGCTATTTGTATATCATTTAAAACCCTTAATCTATTAAGTTAGAATCAAAttgaatatctttaaaatatttttaagtgttatgaatacttgaaaaataaGTTTTCAAAATACTttgaattatttcaaatatttttgaataaaccTATAACCCTTTAGAagtgttttaaaatgattttcaagTAAATTTTTAGATGAAGTATCAATACCTTAGCTTATGGTATCAATATTTTTCTCAAACAATCTCTAAAACAATTTTTAGAGGGATAAAGTATTGATACCTAGACTTTTGGTACATTGATAAGGTAACGATACCTTGGCAAGTTAGTACTCACATCACTTTCTAGATGGGCAAATTATCAAAACCTATTCTTGAGGTATTGATAGCTTGCCCCAAAGTATCAATACCATAGCTTGGTGTCTATACATGCCCCAAAGTATCAATACCATATCTGGTGTCTATACCATATTGTTTCTAATGATTATTTGCTTCGAGTATCAACAGGGgtgaagccaaaaaaaaaattttaggaggggctaaattaaattttaaattttaatagcctatatctttataatttttaaaggattaactcaaatttttattatttttagggagGCAAAGTGCAATTTTCCctgtactaatttaaaattttaaaatttctaaagagtctaaatagataattttctattttaagaggGCGGGGTCCCTGCCAGGCCCCTAGATACGCCACTGAGTATCAACACCTCCTTTATGGGTATTGATGAGTGAAAATTTGATATATGTAAAGATGATTCTTTCATACTTACTATAATGTGTTTTCGAGTAAAACTGAGTGTTTTTAGGTGTTTAATAGTTTGCGTGTCGAAATTAGGTCTTGTTGTatattttttgtgtgtgtttaatatactatttttaatgctattttgaTTTTAAGAAGAAAATAATGCTTAAAAGTGTTAAATACTTATGTAGGCGACGCATTGATACCCAAGTTGCAAAAAGACTTTTAAGGCACAAATAAATTGCTCCAAATGACTAGCTTTCCTTTCAACAACTCCAAAAGGCTAAAAATCAAAGAGAAACTATAAATAAGGTCTCCAAGCACTCTGATAAAGGCAAGAGAACAATTACCAAAGATTTAGTGCTTAGATTTAAATGTTCTTACTTTCATTCTTCTCATACTAATACTTTGTATATAAACACTTGTTGAGTTTAATTTCATTCTTTATTCAAGTGTTTATTTGTATTTGAAAGAGCTTAAATTTGTAAACACCCACCTTAGAGTGGTCTTTATTGTTTATACCATAGTTGAGTCATAAAAAACTAGAGAGGTTTCTATCTTAGCCTTAGTAAAAGATAGGGAGTTGTAAATGTTATACTTTATCATTGGAAGGTAACAATTTTAAtagagaaaattagaaaaatccttaGCAAAAAGGGCAATCGAGAGTGGAACACTATAAATCTTTGTGTTGATTTAATTTGAGCTTTGCTagttttattttaagattttttaaacaCCAATTCCCCACTTGTTTTGAACTAACATTAAAAATTTGTTGGAGAAAGCCTCTTACATTTTTAGGTTTTATTCTATCCTTGAGAAAAGTTATTGTTAACTTTTTCAAGCTTTGTCAGAAGCAGAAGGCATTTAAAAATATGGAGGAAATTTTAACTTTTCCAACAACCATGAAAATGCTTGTGAAGAATAAGCCAATAATGTTGTATTTGACATCTATTCCACATTCAATAAGTGCTGCCAGAGCGACCAATGTAGATGTTTACATGAGAGTGAGTTGAATTATTCACCAATAGAGACGCACCGTCTTTCCTTGGTTTTTGCTACTTAGAAACTCTGATACGTCCTAGCTAATAAATTCATTATAGTAACCAAGTCCGATCCTATCAAATTCTTGCTCTCTAGACCAGCTCTATAAAGAAGAATAGCAAAATGGCTCCTTTTGCTTTGTTGGGTGAGTTGGACATTTCTGTTGCTCTATCAAAACCTATTTAGTCTTAAACACTTTCAAACTTACTTGTTCACTTATCATCTCAAAATGGAGAAATGTTGAATCATTCTATGCCGAACGCATTCCATGAAGAAGTATGTTCAATGAATGTAAAGGAAGGGGAATGGAAGCTACATTTTGATGGTTCTTCAACAACTTCAAGAGGAGGTGCAACAATAGTTTTAATCCCACTAAGTAGAGAAGTCAATTCATGTATTGAGAGTTTTGAGTTAATCTCCTTTCATTCGAGTAGAAAAGACATCTCCTTAGAAGGAGAAGCAAAAGAATTAGAGTGCTCCTTTCATATTTAAGTAGAGAACCTATTTTTCTGACCTTTAAATTAGATTTTCCTTGCACTAATAACCAATCCAAATATGAAGCATTGATCTTGGGTTTGCATACGACAAATGTTATTGGGATTAACAAAACTCTTGCTCAAGCTTTGTGGAAGATGTTTTGAGAATGTAAGATTCGAGCATAACCCAAGATCAACAAATATGCATCTTCCTACTTTAGCTTCAAAAATTAACATTGAACCAAAATATTACTATGTCAGTGATAAAAAAGAACTCTTAGAAATATCAGGAGAGAATTTATAATTAAAGTTTTGTtatatagaaaagaaaataaatagtttTATGTTTATGGTCAAAATTCTCCCTTCTTTGTTTAATCAAAATGTCGAGGTACTCCCTCGAAACAAAGTATTTTGAAAAACGTTCTTAAAGATGTTGTGCCTTAACTGTCCAAAACATTGAAGCTACATTCTTGTTTTGGACTGACTATTAGGACACCATAAGTGTAGAAAGTTTGCTGGCATTTTTGGCTTAGTTCATCTTGGTTAGTTTTCAATCAacaaatgattatttgattaaaacagtatattatttttacttggctgaagaattttatttcaaatagaagGAGTGGTTGATTAAATGCAAACATTTTTCTTATCCTTAGCTCATTTGGATTTGCttggatatatatatgaaagAATTTATGggataattattagaaataaatttagGAGTTTTAAGTTTTCAAAAAGTTATTGAAGAGCTCTTGTATCCACCTATAAATAAACTGCATTTCCTCCCATTTTTGTGTGGTTGATCGAGTGATTTTTGCTGGTTATTTGTTTTATCTTTACTTGATAGTGTTAGAGATTTCAATTGGTATTGTTGCAAGAGTAGATGATTCGAAAGATTattgaataaaatcatttattGTACAAGGCTCTACAAAATAATATTGATGAATCCGAACCGTGTTAACAAATACCATGTATTGAATTTATTCattgtgttttataaattatCTTGTTCCAACTTTGTTTTGAACATCAGTTCCCATTTCAGAAATATTTATGTtgataaataatgtaaaattCCATCATTTTCAGTCCCATATCTATAAAAGCAATTAAAATAGGCTTTTTCATATCACTTTCAAACCATATATAACAGTGGAGAAATAAAAATAgcttaatttgtaaatttatttaaacGTGACGCCATTTTCTCGATCGGTTTCTcaatttgagaaataaaaatagacGTATCTTATTTCTAGAATAAAAATTTCtagaataaaaatatagtaaagtCTTTAAAGGTAAGTAAGTACGTATACATTTGAACTACAAACAAATttttatgtgtataattacaccaaatcaaaTTGTACATCAAACCAAATCAAAGTTTTCTTTCTATGGATATTTCATCTaagtaactaaaatttttttttatcattatatatatttgttgtgTTATATAgatggatgaagatgttgaaagAGGAATTATTAATCATAGATTATTTACACATTCTTTATCCCTTATTGGACCTTTCAAGGGATCGATCATGGTAGAACTTGTGCCCTTCACTTATCAAGAGAGTCCTTGTATCCTTCTTATTCTATTTAAAATGTTGAGTCTTCCTTTTATGCGTATGAACACTGGTCcaaaccttttatttttcttttctctctataaaaatgattttttttcctatttgAGTATCAACAAATTAAATTGGATAGCCTCCAATAAGATataaaaagtaatatatatatcacaCACGAAATGCATGCATGTTAAATGGCATTTCTTGAAAACGAAATCATGAACCATTCGAGACCTACATTTTCAGTTGTCGGAACTTATTTCCGTTGTTCTCACTTTACCTAAACGCCATTTTTGGTTAGCTCAAAGTTTGATCATCAACGCTGTTTTTCCTTCACAGAAATTGCCAATTCAAGTGTAACTTGGCCAAAACTAATTTAATGACTGCCGTAGTGTTCTGACTTGCATCTACCCACTACTATTCCGAACTGTTATATTTGCTTCATCTTTCACACCTAAACgaaatataaagagaaaagaaTGGAATAGTGGAAGTTACATGTAGTTTGAAAAGATTAATGAAACATAAATATTTCTCTCCGaggaacatatatatatgatcCATGATGAATATACACTAAATTTATAGAGGGGAAAAAAGGGCTTGTAACTCGTTATAATTCAGCACCCTATGTTATATATATGGTCATATATATAACTTGTTATGCCTATGCGCTGGAAAGATCAACATTTGACTTGAGccctaatattttattaaaaggcTCTTTTAACTCTTTGTTTTGCAGTTCTTGCCGGAGCTGGTATCTTAGCTTTCTTTCCTCGACTCTCTGGACtagcaaagaaaataaaacttttttttttatatatcagtTGTGATGAGGAGGATGTGTCTTTGGTGGTGAGTAATCCAAGTTAAAACCTGGATTTTTTTCGCCATGTTTCTTGTGAGGCACACGCCAAGAAACTGCAACACttggattttttttcttctcaatttctACTATTGTCTTATGGTACTTCACCTCAGCATCTTCCAGCTTTTGAGTGACATTATATCCATGAGATTCCTCGATGCTTTCTACTTTCATGGATCGGAGTTCCTTGGAAGAAGACGATTTCGCCTGTAATACTGCAACTGAGTTATTCTTTCGATCCTTCTTCATATCATTCTGCAAAACAAAAGGCCCCCAAACCCAAACGAAGTTAAATAATGCATGCGCACTATGTACAACAAAATAGCAAAACATTAAATGATGATTGTCATTGTATATTGGACCAACCTTGATGGAGAAGTGAAGTATATTATCGATCTTATGATGCTTACTGTCAACTGCAACAAGACGACGAGCACTGCACGCTTGCAGAGAAAGGCAtagaagcagaagaagaaaacAAGATGGGGTTGACATGTTAAGGCAAAACAAGATGTGGTACTGGTAAGATCATCAAAT is a window of Gossypium hirsutum isolate 1008001.06 chromosome D08, Gossypium_hirsutum_v2.1, whole genome shotgun sequence DNA encoding:
- the LOC121219840 gene encoding root meristem growth factor 10 yields the protein MSTPSCFLLLLLCLSLQACSARRLVAVDSKHHKIDNILHFSIKNDMKKDRKNNSVAVLQAKSSSSKELRSMKVESIEESHGYNVTQKLEDAEVKYHKTIVEIEKKKNPSVAVSWRVPHKKHGEKNPGFNLDYSPPKTHPPHHN